GCTATAGCGGTTGATTCTATTTATACACCAGTAAAAAGAGTTAATTTTACTGTTGACAATACAAGAGTTGGTCAAATTACTGATTATGATAAATTAACTTTAGAAATTTGGACTAATGGTACTATAAAAATAGATGAAGCTATTAGTTTATCAGCAAAAATACTTATTGAACACTTTAAATTATTCATGTCATTAACAGATAATACTAATGATGTTGAAATAATGATAGAAAAAGAAGACGATAAAAAAGAAAAAGTCCTAGAAATGACTGTAGAAGAACTTGACTTATCAGTTAGATCATATAACTGTTTAAAGAGAGCCGGAATTAATACAGTCCAAGAACTTGCTACAAAATCTATGGATGATATGATGAAAGTAAGGAATCTAGGAAAGAAATCTTTAGAAGAAGTTGAAAGAAAGCTTAAAGAATTAGGTTTAGCCCTAAAACTAAGCGAGGAGTAAGGAGGTAAATCCATGGCAGGTTATCGTAAGTTAGGTCTTCCTACAGACCAAAGAAAAGCTATGTTAAGAAATCTTGTTACTAGTCTATTAAAGCATGGTAAAATTGAAACAACTGAAACAAGAGCTAAAGAAACTAGATCAATAGCAGAAAAAATGATTACTCTTGGTAAAAGAGGAGATCTTCATGCTAGAAGACAAGTCTTATCTTATGTTCAAGAAGAATTAGTTGTTAAGAATTTATTTGATAATGTAGCTCCTAAGTATGCTGAAAGAAATGGCGGATATACAAGAATGATTAAAAAAGGTCCTAGAAGAGGGGACGGAGCTGAGATAGTAATACTTGAATTAGTATAATAATACTAATGGGGGATTAAGTTTGTACTTAACCCCCTTTTTTAGTATAGAAAATTATAATATGAGGTTTAGTATATTCTAGAGAAGTTTTATTTTATATTAATTTTTTGTTGAATGTGTTGATTTTTACGATATAATAGAAATAATTAATCAAACGCTTAGTTAATTAATTGATGTATGAGACTTTTGCATAATGTATTAACAATAAATTATCTTGGAGGATAAGAGATGAGTAATGAAATGATAAAATGCACAAATGTGTCTTTTAAATATATTAAGGACTCAGAAGGAGATAAAAAGGAAAAATATGCAGTTAAAGATGTTAATTTAGAAGTTAAAAATGGTGAATTTTTAGTTATATTAGGCCATAATGGATCTGGTAAGTCAACGATGGCTAAACATATGAATGCATTAGTGATCCCAACAGAAGGGACTGTGGTTGTGGATGGGCTTGATACCAAAGAACCTAAAAATGTTTGGGATATAAGATCTAAAGCTGGAATGGTATTTCAGAATCCAGATAATCAGTTAGTTGCAACAATAGTTGAAGAAGATGTAGCTTTCGGTCCTGAGAATTTAGGGGTTGAACCATCACAGATAAGGGTAAGAGTTGATGAAAGCTTGGAGAAGGTTGGAATGAGCAAATATAAGAGACATGCACCACATCTTTTATCAGGAGGCCAAAAACAAAGAGTTGCTATAGCAGGAATACTTGCAATTCAGCCTGAATGCATAATCTTTGACGAGCCTACAGCTATGTTAGATCCTATTGGAAGAAAAGAAGTTCTGAAAACTATAAAAGAACTTAATAAGAAACATGGAATTACTATAATACTAATTACACATTATATGGATGAAGCAGCACAAGCAGATAGGATTATAGTAATGGATGGTGGAAGTGTCAAGATGGAGGGAACTCCGAAAGAAATTTTCCCAAGAGTAGAGCATATGAAAAAAATAGGGTTAGATGTTCCACAGGTTACTGAGTTAGCTTATGAATTGAAAAAAGCTGGCATAGATATCAATGAAAAAATATTAAATGTAGATGAGATGGTGAATGAATTATGTCAATTAAAATAGAAAATTTAACACATATATACATGCCCAAAAGTCCATTTGAAAAGGTAGCATTGGATGATGTGAGTTTAGAAATAAAAGATGGGGAGTTTGTGGCTTTAATCGGACATACAGGATCAGGAAAATCAACTTTAATTCAACATTTTAACGGATTGCTAGAGGCTACTAGTGGAAAAATAATTGTTGATGGAATTGATATTACAGATAAAAAAGTTAAATTAGCAGATGTAAGAAAAAAGGTGGGCTTGGTATTTCAATATCCAGAGTATCAAATTTTTGAAGAGACAATTGCTAAGGACATTGAATTTGGACCTAAAAATTTAGGGCTCTCCAATGAAGAAATTCATGAAAGAGTAATTAAAGCTATGGAGATGGTTGGTTTAGATTATGAAACCTATAAAGATAGATCACCATTTGACTTAAGTGGTGGACAGAAGAGAAGAGTTGCTATTGCTGGAGTTGTGGCAATGCAACCTACTACATTAATATTAGATGAACCAACAGCTGGATTGGATCCCAAAGGTAGAGATGATATATTAGAGCAAATAAGTAAATTGCATAAAGATTATAATATGACA
The window above is part of the Clostridium saccharoperbutylacetonicum N1-4(HMT) genome. Proteins encoded here:
- a CDS encoding energy-coupling factor transporter ATPase, with amino-acid sequence MSIKIENLTHIYMPKSPFEKVALDDVSLEIKDGEFVALIGHTGSGKSTLIQHFNGLLEATSGKIIVDGIDITDKKVKLADVRKKVGLVFQYPEYQIFEETIAKDIEFGPKNLGLSNEEIHERVIKAMEMVGLDYETYKDRSPFDLSGGQKRRVAIAGVVAMQPTTLILDEPTAGLDPKGRDDILEQISKLHKDYNMTVIIVSHSMEDVAKIAERIIVMNSGKVALQGVPGEVFKEVDTLEKIGLGVPQVTYLARELRKKGFNISENIFTIEEAKKELLSILKVKH
- a CDS encoding energy-coupling factor transporter ATPase encodes the protein MSNEMIKCTNVSFKYIKDSEGDKKEKYAVKDVNLEVKNGEFLVILGHNGSGKSTMAKHMNALVIPTEGTVVVDGLDTKEPKNVWDIRSKAGMVFQNPDNQLVATIVEEDVAFGPENLGVEPSQIRVRVDESLEKVGMSKYKRHAPHLLSGGQKQRVAIAGILAIQPECIIFDEPTAMLDPIGRKEVLKTIKELNKKHGITIILITHYMDEAAQADRIIVMDGGSVKMEGTPKEIFPRVEHMKKIGLDVPQVTELAYELKKAGIDINEKILNVDEMVNELCQLK
- the rplQ gene encoding 50S ribosomal protein L17 is translated as MAGYRKLGLPTDQRKAMLRNLVTSLLKHGKIETTETRAKETRSIAEKMITLGKRGDLHARRQVLSYVQEELVVKNLFDNVAPKYAERNGGYTRMIKKGPRRGDGAEIVILELV